Part of the Neovison vison isolate M4711 chromosome 14, ASM_NN_V1, whole genome shotgun sequence genome is shown below.
GTGGTACTCTACTGTATTTGGGCTTCCCCCAAATAGTCCTTTATCTTCATGTTCTGGAAGAGACATGATAAAACTTGTTATTAAATGCCCTTACTGCTCCATGCTTGTGAAAGCTATGTCATCCTAGGACATCCTATGTCTCATATTTAACTTCAGGTGGTGATGTATTTTGTTTGTAGATGTTCCCCATCATTGGCCAGTATGGAGATGTGTTGGTGAGGAAcctgaggaaggaggcagagaaaggcaaacctaTCAACTTGAAAGAGTAAGTAGGAGTCCAGTTGCTGGGATTCTAACTCTGTCGTGACACTTTCCAGCTGTTGCCATAGAGTCAATTCCCATTGTTGAGTTACTCCAGTGAACAAGCTGATGTAGGTGTATGGTGTTACAACCCCAGCGGGCCAGCCAAGAAGAGGTAGCTCACCTCAAAACGCAAGGAAGTCCAGAGAAAAACAGTCTTCTTTTGTGTGCATGAGTTGGGATTTATCTACTTGCTTAATCATCACCTTGGACattttagaagacaaaaatacatcgtttgaaaagaagaaataggagCTTAGAGAGTATGGAAAGGTGGGAGGGAAACGTACTTGGTACATATTCCTGGGCACTGGGTGGGGCACAAAAGTTACCCTATGGAATCTGGAACAACTTAAACCCTTCCTTGATTTTGTTGAGGATATTAATGAATactaaatattaacttttttaaatttattttttattttcagcataatgatattcattatttttgcaccacacctttTATAACCATTTGTCCATCTTTTAATCTCAAAAGGGGGAAGGCCCTGCACATGGGATAGGTAGGGtaatgatgatagatagatagatgatagattttatttttttttgcctaagTTGGATATATTTTAATTACGCAGGCTGAACAGATGTACATTGCAACTGTCCTGGGAAAACTAGGCCATATGACCACTTAGATATGGCACCCCATTTCAATTTTGGGTTGATTTaatatatatggtttttttttaaagattttatttatttatttgacagagagaaatcacaagcaggcagagaggcaggcagagagagagagagagggaagcaggctccctgctgagcagagagcccgatgcgggactcgatcccaggactccgagatcatgacccgagccgaaggcagcggcttaacccactgagccacccaggcgccccctaatatatatgttttaactAGGAACATTCTTTGTTCTTACATTTTCCAGAAATGAGTATGCCTTCAGGGCAAGCTAGATCTCTGTTGTTGAGAAAGAGTGGGTCTTTCATGAAGAAGCCTTAGTTGGGGTTTAGAGGAGAAGGGATGATGTTTCTGGCAGCACATAATATGGTCTTAGTGCTCTGTAATGTCCTGTCGAGGAATAACCTCTGAGCATAGTTACTGTGGTGAGAGAATATCCAGACCAGTTTCATCTTTCTTGATTCCCTGAGAAAGGGTTCATTATTCCACCATTTGTCCTGCTCAGACACAGTGCTTATCCACCTTCTATTGCGCATACTCAAAATTTATTACTGTAATTTGTCGGACTTTGTGTCTCTATCCCTCCATGACTGAGCTCTTAGAACTCAGAGGTGTGTCTAACTTGCCCTAATGTCCCCATTACCCCAGGACAAGGCCAGCTGTATCACTGGCACCTCATGAACACCACATGAGTGAATGTGATGGTATATAGACTCTTCAGATGACCCAGAGGGTGGTTCTGAAAGTGTGGCTCTTGTCTTGCCTGAGCATGGGATCTACATGCACTTCTTGCTGCATGTGTTGTATAAGGATATTAAAGAGGTGCTGATCTTAATTATCCATGTCTTTGTTTCTCTCACAGCATCTTTGGGGCCTACAGCATGGACGTGATTACCAGCACATCATTTGGGGTGAACATTGATTCCCTCAACAACCCACAAGATCCCTTTGTGGAAAATGCCAAGAAGATCTTAAAATTTGATATCCCTGATCCATTTTTACTCTCCATAGGTATGTACACtagtgtttcttcttttctcctccttcctttttcttcccttgcttcctttctctctcacttcctcccttccacttttcttttcttttccaaatttactttttgtaaagattttatttatttattagagagagagcacaaggagggggagaagcaggcagagcaagcagaggtagaagcaggctctcccaaccttgagcaaggagcccaatgctggacttgatcccaggaccctggaatcatgacctgagctgaaggcaggtgcttaaactttttttttttttttttaagattttatttatttatttgacagagagagatcacaagcaggcagagaggcaggcagagagagagaggaggaagcaggctccctgctgagcagagagcccgatgcgggcctcgatcccaggaccctgagatcatgacctgagccgaaggcagcggcttaacccactgagccacccaggcgccctgaaggcaggtgcttaaacagactgagccacccaggtgtcccaaacctTCTACTTTTCTACAACAATTGTACTGAGATATATCTCCACATAATATATAAGTACCCCCCCTTAAAATGTAGAATTCAATTTTGATGGTCTCAGTGttcatcaaaaaaattttttaatgttgatgatgtacaatgtatgtatttttccttttatttctgtgctttCGGTGTCAGAATTCACTGAGAAATCTGAGATCAACAAAATTTATCCCTTGGTTTTCTCCTAAGGGTTATAAAGTTTTACTTTTAGAtttgggtctttaatccattttgaatttatttttacatgttgtATTAGGTAAGAGTCCaacctcacttttttttctttttttgcatggGACTGTCCTcttgtcccagcaccattgattaaaaagactattttttcttcattgaatggTCTTAGAAATCTTAGCAAAATCAGTTGACCGTAAACAGTTGGGTATCATTTTGGACCCTAAATTCAATTCCTTTGATCTATATTGTCTATCCTTATGCTTCTGCTCTTGTCTCTATTGTATGTTTCCTCCTTcttgctttgggtttagtttCCTATTGTTTTTCCAGTTTGTTTATAACCAAAAAATTGGgtcattgatttgagatcttggccattattattattattattattagattttagtttttaagtcatctctacatccaacagGGAACTTGAACTCACATCTCCAAGGTCAAGAATGGCacattctaccaactgagccagataAATGTCCCAAGATCTTAGTTCTTTTAAAtgtagacatatatatatgtataggtgggaatgcaagttggtacagccactttgaaaagagtatagaggttcctcaaaaagttaaaaatagagctaccttatgatccagtaattgcactactgggtatttaccccaaagatacggatgtagtgaaaagaaggggcacatgcaccctgatgttcatagcagcaatgcccacaatagccaaactgtggaaggagctgagatgcccttcgacagatgagtagataaagaagatgtagtccatatatacaatggaatattactcagccatcagaaaggatgaatacctccatttgcatcaacatagatggtactggaggagattatgctaagtgaaataagttaaacagagaaagacaattatcatgcggtttcacttacttgtggaacataaggaataacatggaggacattaggagaaggaagggaaaaatgaagcaggtgggaaatcagatggggagatgaaccgtgaaagactatggactctgggaaacaatctgagggttttagagggttGGGGGTTgagggatgggttagcctggtgatgggtatgaaggagggcaggtattgcatggaacactgggtgttatttgCAAACAATGAACCGTGGAACACTACATGAAAAACtgatgaagtactgtatggtgactaactaaataaataaataatttttaaaatgtagacatATATAATGAGAAATTTCTTCCTAGTCACTGCTTTTTCTCATCCCAGGGGTTTTGTAtatagtttcttcatttttgtaaTCTCTAAGTAATTCCTAAGtgcccttttgatttcttctttggccacGGTCTATACGGGACTGTaatgtttaatttccacatatttacgAAATCCAATGTTGTTTGTATTctcaatttctaattttattccattgtggTTGAAGGGCATGCTATGTATTATTTGCATTCTGACAACACCTTCTTAAATAGCATGATAATTAAAGTAACATCTTATGGTCTGGTATATCCAAAGAGACTCTAGTCCAAAATTAAAAGGCTAAGAGATCTGGGAATGTAATCCTGCTGCTTTGGTTACCCAAAGATGTGGTTGGAGACACTGATCTCACTGCTCTAGTGGTGGCACCTACTTGTGACTTTCCCTGGCTCAGCCACTGGCTTGAAATTTCAAGTATAGTTGATAGAGGGAATGACTCCCAGCTTCAGTGACTCCTGGTGTCTTTTACTTTTCTGTTATAGTCCAAATTATAATTGCTCTGGGTAAATTTTGCATTTTCACTGTGATTTCCATTGTTCTTTTTCCTTACAGTACTCTTTCCATTCCTTACCCCAgtttatgaaatattaaatatctgGCTATTTCCCAAAAAAGTTACTGATTTTTtcacaaaatctataaaaagaatgaaggaaagtcGCCTAAAAGATAAGCAAAAGGTAACTATGGTGGTGATtacatgtgtgtgtttactttcgATCTCTTATTTAGTTGTATACATATCATGTGTActcttctatgtattttttttactgtAGAGAACTGTAGGGTTTAGAGCAGGAGACTTCTaacattttagagagaatgaaGAAGGTGGAATTCAGGTAAGGAGATAAGAAAATGAGTCTAAGATTCAATGTTTAAGATTTAATAATAAAGGTGGAACATAGTGTGTCCTTGCATGAgatttctcttcaataaattatcaaaaggtaaaaattactgtgtaaaaatcatttttctgatAGTATAACATCCCCAGATGTTATATTGGCAAAGAATCCCTTTAATTCTAAGCCTCTTATTTTACATGTTCCCCAGGGGAATGTCCTATGAGTCATCTGCTGGAAGATAGTCTGTGTTAAATTTGAGACTGTCATAGTCTGGAGTGGGCAGGAGTCTTCTCTGGGCACTGAAGCTGCAAGTTGAGCCAGCTTCACCTTCCTGAGGCCTGGCAGCCAGCACAAAGATGTGTGTCTCCCAGCAAGACAGGGCTGGGGTACCCCCAGAATGTCACTGAAAATTGTGCAGAACTCTGGGAGGGTGGGGCATTGGAAGATGTTGACATAGAAGCTGCCCATGGATTCTGCAGAGATCAGGAAATTTGTCTATGTAGCCATTCATTAAGAATTAaggctggagggaaaaaaaggaccGAAATCAGGGACTTTCCCCTGAGTTAGCAAGCATGACAGGAGAGGGAGTATGCAACACTTTGGTCAGAAAGTTGTGTTCAAAATCCAGAGAAACTCAGGATCAAGGGAGAAAGAATCAAAAAGCAGTGGGACACAATAGCTGGATTCCTGTCGGGAAAACATCCTGCTGCAAGATTTGTAGCTGGATGTTTTTTGCCGCTGGCAAGTCAGTCTTCTGGACTTAAAGGGACCATATTCTCAGGAAAAAAGCTAAGTCCTGCATCCCTAATTTATTTCTGACTTCCATGAGTGATGTTTTGTTGTTGAAACTATTCTTTCTGCTTGTAGCACCGAGTGGATTTACTCCAACTGATGATTAACTCCCAGAATTCTAAAGAAGTGAATAACCACAAAGGTAAGTAATGAGAGCTTCAGAGAGCCAGTGATGGAGAGTTTCTGATGCAGGGTTCTGAGATGTGGAGGAAGATTTTTAGCAGATGGAATTTCTGCAAATTGAAGAAAGACACAAGTTCAGGTACAAATGGTAGTAGAAGCACCTTCCAGAAGCACCCAGCAATAAGTTTGTTCAAAACCTTAAGGGCAACCATAGAGAAGGAAGTCAGTGGTTCATGGATCACCTGCATCAGAACCTCTGGGGAGCTTATTTTCCATGTCAATCATCTGGCTTAAATCAGACCAGTGAATTTGAAACTGGAAGTTCACATCAAGGCTTCATCATCTCAGAAGACACATGACCCCAGTGTTGGTGACCTGGAACATTTGGTTAAAATTGTATTCACTGGCTTAATGTATTGTAAAGTTTTACTTTCCATTTTGCAATTAAGAACTGGAGCAAGATGCCTTTTCAAGGATATAAATGCTGTTTCTCTTCAAGCTTTCACCTACTGCTTTTACTGTCCACGGATGGAATTTGAAACAATTATTACTATGATGGCTCCAAAATGGTGACTTTCTGCTCCCATCAGTTCTCCCACTTTTATAAGTGATTGTCCATTGTGAGGGagcttttcattctctctctgtaattaattaattaatgtcaaTATGATTTCATATATTACTAGCTTAGTCTcttacatcattctttttttagatCCTCAATTGTCTCAGATTTGTCTTCTGGAAGCCCTTTCAAGTGggctttctgttatttttttcttcctttttaaaaatattttcaatagacctttttttagactttattttttttatagccaTTTTAGGTTCACTGCAAAAGTTAGCAAAAGACACAGAGATATCCCAtattccccctgccccacctacACACAGCATCCCCCACTGTCAAAATCCTCACCATGTCATACATTTATTACAATCAATGTCCCTACAATGACACATTATTACCACtcaaaatccatagtttacattacagTTCACCCTTGGTGTTATACATTCTGTGATTTTGCCAAAGGTATAATGGTCTATCCACCATTATAGGACAGagtattctatttattttcccaTATTATTTCCCAAGCATTTGCTTCCATTCTAGTATAAGACATTCctggtttctcttctctttcccttgatGAGCCCTGGAATCAGCCGCTTCTCCGGAAGCTTTGTTTCCTTTCAGTGAGAAATGGTATTTAGGAACCAAAATCTGGGATCTAGGAGTGCTCACTGCTCTAAAGTTTCTTTGCTTCTATTTCCTCTCAGTGGGCCAAATTAagaatatcaaatatatttacaCAGCACTGATAAATGTAAACATTTCTATATCTATCCATCACCAGTGATGTGATTATGGCCTCTgagtctgaaagaaaaaaagagccttGATTTATAGTTTGCTTCTATGACAGAAATATTCCCATCACGGTTAATTTCAGGCTAAATATGATTTGACAACCATCTCCCAAAATTCTTGAATATTTAACAATTGATTCTAGAGAATAAGGACGGGTTTACTCCATCACACCAGTaaaacatatgcatacatatgtatacatctacttttatctatcatctatctatctatctatctattatcatctatctatctatagatagattttCTGTGATATagaaaatgttctatatatgcCCAGTTCAATACAGAACCACTACACACATGTGGTTAATTGAACACTTGACATGCGGCTAGTGTCACTAGATAACTAAATCGtatattgttttaaatgtaattagttaatatttaaatataaatagacaCATCTGGTAAGTGGCTACCATATCAGACAGCAGGAGCTACAAAATGTGATTAGCATGAGGTTCATAGCAGTTGGGGGAAAGACTTTCATAGATGAATTTATCCACAGGAGCATCACAGAAAGTATGACTGGGGAATCAGAATTCTGTAGACTTTTCTTacacttatttttattacttttagttGAGAATTTCATGTCTGTGACAAGTACCATGTTAATTTCAGTGCCTTACAAATTATCTAATCCTGTTCTGATCAAATAGATTAGAGCATGACGATGCTTAGTTTCTACCACAAGAAAGTCAAAAGGGAGGCCAACTTATACTCAAAGTGGGGCCATTTACTAAGGAAGGTGACCTTCAGGCCATGATTGAATAGGCATTGCTAATTCCACTCACTAGATTTTGTTTGTCTATAATTCATGCCGGCCCATGTCCTCCTATTTGTCATTGGTTTTTTGCTATCTTATGCAGTTGATTAGACTAACATCATTCACCAGTCTTCTAGCATTTTGTCTGTGTCATAGTTTCTATACATATTTGAGATCATCCATGTGAAGAATGTGCCCCAGGGCTTCTCTTACCTGAAACCTCTCAAAGGTATAATCCATGCTTCTCAAGCTAGGTTGGACACACAAATCACATCTCAGGAAGCTCAGATTATTATTCCATAGTTCTAGGGTAAGgtttgagattctgcatttctaaaaagaTCTCAGGTTCTACAGATGCTGCTAGTCCTTGGACCACGCTTGGATAGCAAGAGTTTATCTGTAACCCAATATTGTCTACTTAAATTCCTGCAAATAATTTTTAGATGAAATATCACTCAATTTTCCTGATAACTAGCCTTAGCATTGCatactctcaaaaaaaattaagctgTATTTTAGCtggaagaaattatatttttcctgGGGGAGGATGTTAGCCCATTTACTTATGGCAGAAGTACTTTTACAATTCTCTAAAAGACAATACTGATAACTCTGTGTATGTTAGACAGAAATAGCATCTCCTGAAATTTACTCACAATTGTTTGTGGTAGGGTGGCATAACCAGTAACAGATGTCTAAGAATATTATGAAACTTTGGAATAACCAGATCAAGAAAACCTTTGCCTCTATCTGGCTCTACAAGATAGACATTAGAGTGAAACCACTCCCAGTTTGATTCTGAATTGCTTTTACATATTCCACCAGGGATTTGGGGGTTTCAAATGCATTTGTCATCATCTAATCTGTGATGTTTCATATTCACCTGTTTTAGCTAAAATGTCTTTCCCCTCCTTTTAGCTCTTTCTGATCTGGAGCTTGTGGCCCAGtctattgtctttatttttgctgGCTATGAGACCACTagtacttctctttctctccttatgTATGAATTGGCCACTCATCCTGATGTTCAACAGAAACTGCAGGAGGAGATTGATGCGACTTTCCCCAATAAGGTAAGGGGGTCCTGCTGGAAGAGGGAGTCAAGATAGGCTCAGTTATGTCTCAGTAACCAGTAACATTAACCCTCAAATCTGGTGGGTTTTCATAGCAAAAGTTTACTTCTAACCCACATGTGCATGTCCAACATGGGTATAGTAGAGGATAGGAGTGAGTCTCTGTTTTACACAGTTGCTTGGGTATAAAGGGTAAAGAGGTTCCAGAGATGTGAGGCCCCTGTTTTGAAAGGAAACAGTGACTTCAACATATTTCACTTAAGATTAAGTGTCATAGTATATTAGTCACTTTTGTTCATATGAGGAAGAAATACCACTACTTGGTAGTGGAAAGGATGTCAGGTCCTGTTTAGAGGATTGTCCTAGCAATCTCTTCTAATTGTTACTACTGCATATAAGTTAGTGGGCCATTGAGTAAGTCAAAGGACATGGTAGACATTAAAATGCCCATAAATGGCTGTTACcaaaacaaatgatttttaagtgttcttttctAACACTTCAGTAGTAGTGCACTGACTGAGTTTAAATGGATCCCAAATCTTAATTTGTGaaaatctgtttctttccttccagaCACTGCCCACTTATGATGCCCTTGTACAGATGGAGTATCTGGACATGGTATTGAGTGAAAGTCTCAGATTATACCCAATCGCTGGGAGACTTGAGAGGGCCTGTAAGAAAGATGTGGAAATCAGTGGTGTCTTCATTCCCAAAGGGATGTTGGTGATAGTGCCAACCTTTTCTCTTCACCGAGACCAGGACCTCTGGCCAGAGCCTGAGGAGTTCCGTCCTAAAAGGTACAGGGAACCCACCCTCATATTGAAGGATATTGTGATATTTTCTTAGTATAGATGACAATTGTGTGGTTGTATAATTATTCACttgtacatctttttatttttagaagtaattttcttattgcaaaatgatcattaTTGTCAAAATTTTATAAACTGTGGACcctaaaaaagaatattaaaatcatCCTCAATCCCAATATATTAAGATTATTAATAATGATATGTATGTCCTTGTGGGcatttttctatgtatatattgACTACTAAAAATCATAATGGCATTACATTTTTTGAATGACTTACTTAATGTTACATGAAACTATAACAACATACTATATTTGTGCTTGTGATTGTATGCATATTTCATAATTTACTTAGCCACCATCTGATTGAAGGAAAtaggtcttttcttttcctttaagatttttggTCCCCTTTAGCTCTTTGAATTCACCCTTACATCCCCCATTTCATGTTTGTGAACCTTGGCCGCTCTTCTGCTAGCCATAGTGGGAGAGCAAAGGCTGTGGACCTGAGCGTTCTCAACCACAGGAGGAGCAGCCTCATGAGGACATAGGTGCACACGGGTCCTGTGCTGTCGGTGGCTGCAGTCCTGTGCCAGCTTCCACCTTTGTTGGTATCTGGGGCTCGTCCAAAGCAAAGTCATCTGAAAAGTCTGCTCTCTAGCTGTCTGAAACATCCTCCTTGAAGGCATCTTGAGCTTTCTCTTctgggatttcagagcagagtctgGCTTTAGGCACAGTCTGAATTCTGCAAAAGttggtttattttattgataACAAAATTTGGAGTGAAGCTTTTAGGGATCTAGACTTTTAGCCCCTGACTCTAAGCTCCCTGATGGCAGAGCTCTTGTCCTGTTGCATGGTGTCCTTGGTGCTAAAATCACGTCTATACATAGTACTTGCTGAAAGAAGTCAGAATTGACCAAGTCATCTGTTTTCTGGACCAGAAGCCCTGGTGGTTCTCACAAGTTCAGCAATCCCTGGTCCTATACCTTCTTGAACAGAAACCAGAGACCACTTCTTCTTGACAGTTCTTTGTCATGATTCATTCAGTTATGAAAGGAAGTGCTTATGTAGTTGTGTTAGGGACCCTGCCAGGCAGTGCAAGATCCACATGTTAAAAATGCCTATTATGGAGAATTTTTAACACATGCAAAATCATATGCTAAGAAATACTTCTAATGCATCTATATGTGCCCATCACCTGCCCAACAACCACTAACCATATCAGCTGCCCCATCCACACACCATTGCAATTCCTTGTCTGATTCGCATGTAATTTTAAGGCTCATGATGTGTAAACATTCCAGTATGTTCTTCACAATATAcggagttttaaaaaatgcctacTGAGAATGCCATTATTACTTTCCCCAAATCcacatattttcttaatataaatattGAGGAATGAGTCTTGAATAAAATGTAAGTCTAACCTTCAAGGAATTTATAACCTCATGGAACAGATAGAGAAGAATTCAGTGATTGTACTGGTTATACATAACCATGAGTATggatatagtgtgtgtgtgtgtgtgtgtgtgctcatgtaAATCATCTAACATGCTGTTCTGTGCAAGTGGTTGGGGAGTACCAGTGGAGAGGGCAGGGAAGTAAAGGGAAAATTAACAATGCAAATCATGGGAAGCATCTCTCCTACTTTCTTTGTCCATGGGTATGTAACAAATGTAAGTCAGTGGATGCAGGATCCTACCTTTCCTTCAGTCAGACTCATATCCTGCTCACCTTTCAGAGTATGAACTACTCACTACCCTGAATATAATTCCAGTGTTTAAGATAAAGCTTGCTTCAACAGCATTTGTCTCATCTCCTCAACAAGCCTGAATGCTCCCATAGGGGAAGGGGGTATCCAATGACCTGTAGCTTATAATTGTCACAGCAAAATAAGCATAGCTGGATTATAATAACCAGCCCATCAAAGTTTCTTATATACTCCTGGTTGAGAACTCCCAATATGTAGCTCTTGTGGTTTTTATGTTTCCTAACTTGCTTCCGACTTGTATTGTGAAACCAGGTTCAGCAAGAAGAACAAGGACAGCATAAATCCTTACACATACCTGCCTTTTGGAACTGGACCCAGAAACTGCCTTGGGATGAGGTTTGCGATCATGAACATGAAACTTGCCCTTGTCAGAGTCCTGCAGAACTTCTCCTTCAAACCTTGTAAAGAAACACAGGTCAGAGAGATGACTTTCTTCTTAACTAgtgttttattgtgtttcttaAACCAAAacatgggtgtgggtgtgtgtgtctgtgtctatgaGAGAGAGGGCCCATTTGTCCTTAATAATTTGTCCTATTTCCTGAAGAAT
Proteins encoded:
- the LOC122895351 gene encoding cytochrome P450 3A12-like isoform X1 — protein: MWGFYDGQQPVLAITDPDMIKTVLVKECYSVFTNRRSFGPLGFMKNAISMSEDEQWKRIRTLLSPTFTSGKLKEMFPIIGQYGDVLVRNLRKEAEKGKPINLKDIFGAYSMDVITSTSFGVNIDSLNNPQDPFVENAKKILKFDIPDPFLLSIVLFPFLTPVYEILNIWLFPKKVTDFFTKSIKRMKESRLKDKQKHRVDLLQLMINSQNSKEVNNHKALSDLELVAQSIVFIFAGYETTSTSLSLLMYELATHPDVQQKLQEEIDATFPNKTLPTYDALVQMEYLDMVLSESLRLYPIAGRLERACKKDVEISGVFIPKGMLVIVPTFSLHRDQDLWPEPEEFRPKRFSKKNKDSINPYTYLPFGTGPRNCLGMRFAIMNMKLALVRVLQNFSFKPCKETQIPLKLSSYGLIRPEKPIVLKIEPRDGSVSGA
- the LOC122895351 gene encoding cytochrome P450 3A12-like isoform X2 yields the protein MKNAISMSEDEQWKRIRTLLSPTFTSGKLKEMFPIIGQYGDVLVRNLRKEAEKGKPINLKDIFGAYSMDVITSTSFGVNIDSLNNPQDPFVENAKKILKFDIPDPFLLSIVLFPFLTPVYEILNIWLFPKKVTDFFTKSIKRMKESRLKDKQKHRVDLLQLMINSQNSKEVNNHKALSDLELVAQSIVFIFAGYETTSTSLSLLMYELATHPDVQQKLQEEIDATFPNKTLPTYDALVQMEYLDMVLSESLRLYPIAGRLERACKKDVEISGVFIPKGMLVIVPTFSLHRDQDLWPEPEEFRPKRFSKKNKDSINPYTYLPFGTGPRNCLGMRFAIMNMKLALVRVLQNFSFKPCKETQIPLKLSSYGLIRPEKPIVLKIEPRDGSVSGA